From the genome of Candidatus Sulfotelmatobacter sp.:
GCGTCTTCTTCACCACCCCGTTGACGTCGGCGCGGGTGGTCGCCAGGATCACGCAGGCGGCAAACCACGCGCGGCCTTCGCGCCGCGCCGCCAGCACCACGCAGTTCGCCGACTGGTCCAGCCGCACGGCGTAACGCTCGCAGAACGCGGCCGTATCGGCCAGCGCGGGGTCGATCTCGGCAAGCGCGATCTGCGCGCGCTGCGCCGACGCGAGCCCGTCGAGCGCCGCGCGGACCGGTGCCGCGAGCAGCTCGGGCGCTTCGCTCGCCGGTCGGGCGTCCAGGGTGCCGAGCCGGATGCTAGACGGTCTCGAGCTCGGCGGTGTCGTGCTGCGCGTCGAACGCGACGCGCTTCGATTGCGCGGCCGCGTCGGCCAGCGTCGGGACGCTCGCCGGCGCCACGCTGGCGGCCTTCGCGTTCACCAGCGCTTCGAGGCCCTTCTTCACCGAGCCCAGCGCGGTGGAGAGCCGCGCGTCGAGATCGGCCAGCACCTGCGCCGCGTAGGCGTCCGCGCCGTCGCGCACGCGCGCGGCCTTCTGTTCCGCTTCGCGCAGGACCGTCTCGGCGGTGATTCGCGCACGCTTGGCGATCTCGTGATCGTCGACCAGCTGCGTCTGCGCGCTCGACGCCTCCTCGACGATCGCCTGCGCCTTCTCTTGCGCGTCGCGCACGAGCTTCTCGCCGCTGCGGGCGATCGTGCGCGCGCGCCCGACCTCTTCGGGCAGCGAGGCGCGCAGCTTCTCGATCAGCTCGAGCAGTTTCTCCTCGCTCACCACGCGGTAGCCCAGCGGCAGGATCTGGCCTTGTTTGATGGACGCTTCGAGCTTGTCGATGACGCGATAGACGGACATTGTTACGGGACCTCCTCGGAGCTTGCGACGAGGGCGGCTCGGGCGAAGCCCGAACGCGACGGGTTGCGCAACGCGTAACCCACTAGCGGGCGGTCTGGCGTTTGGCTTGCATCAAGCGCAGAACGGAGGGCGGGACGAACTCGGTGACGTCGCCGCCGAGGTTGTAGACCTCTTTGACGAGCGTCGAGCTGACGAACGACCAGCGCGGATCGCTGGGCAGGAAACAGGTGTCGACGCCGGACAGCGAGCGGTTCATCAGCGCGGTCGACATCTCGCTCTCGAAATCCGAGACGACACGCAGCCCCTTGACGATGACGTTCGCGCCCAGCGAGCGGACGAAGTCGGCCAACAGGCCGCGAAAGTGGGCCACCTCGACGTTGGGGACGTGGGCGATCGCCTCGCGGATCATCTGCTCGCGCTCGTCGAGGGTGAACAGCGGCTCGCGCTTCTGCGGGTTGACGACCACCGCGACCAGCACGCGATCGAAGATCTGCGCCGCGCGCTCGATGACGTCGAGGTGCCCGACGGTCAGCGGGTCGAACGAGCCCGGATACACCGCCGCATGGCCGTTAGCCGGAACGCCGGGGCTGCGTCCGTTCACGCCGCCACCTGCGGCCGCAAGAAGCTCAGGGCGACCTCACCGTACCGTTCGCCGCGCTCGACGCGCATGGCCGGGTCGACCGGCGCGGCACCACGTGCCGTGTGCTCGTAGACGACCGTCGTGTCCGGATCGATCGCGCCGCGTCGCCGCAGCGTGGCGAAGACGGCGGCCGGATACGGCTGCGCATAGGGCGGGTCGGCGAACACGAGATCGAACCGTCCTTCCACGACCTGCGCGGCACGTTCGGCCGGCACGGCGATCACCGCCACCTGCTCGGCGACGCCCAACCGCAGCGCGTTGGCGCGCAGCGCATCGGCGGTCGGACGGTGGCGCTCGACGAATGTGACGTGGCTCGCACCACGCGAGAGCGACTCGAACCCCAGCGCGCCGCTCCCGGCGAACAAATCCAAGACGCGTGCCCGTTCGACCCGGGTCGAGAGGATCGAGAACAGCGCTTCCTTGACGCGGGCGGGGGTTGGTCGGACCTCGCGGCCGGCCGGTGTGGTCACGCGGCGGCTGCGCAGGGTTCCCCCGGTAATCGTGAGCGTCCCCATAGATTCTATGGGGCGAACGTGTTCTCGATCAGCGCCTGCAGCTCCCGCAACGTCGTAACCCGTACGGTCGGTCTGGGGACGTCCTGTGGATAACTCGCGCCGTGCTCGTCCAGCCAGATCGCACGCAGGCCGGCCGCCAGCGCGCCGCCGACGTCGGCCTGCGGGTTGTCGCCGACATACCAGCAGCGCTCGCGCTCCATCCCCAGCTCGTCGGTCAGCGCCGCGAAGGCGCCCGGCGCCGGCTTCGCGACGCCGAGCAGGTCGCTGACCAGCACGCTGGTGCCGACGACGCTCTCGCCGAGCGCGCGGGCGATCTTCTTCTCTTGCAGCGGCGACCAGCCGTTGGTGAGAATCGCGTGCGGTACGCCGCGCGCGCGCAGCGCCGTCAACAGCTCGCGCGCGCCGGCCAGCGGCCGCACCAACTGGTCGACCAGCGCGAAACAGTGGGCCTGCCAACGTTCGGCGCGCAGCGGCAGCACGCCGAGCGCGGCCGAGAACCGCGCCAGCATCGCATCCAGCGTGATGCGCTCGCTGCGAAACAGCTCGAGCAGCTCGTCGAGCCGCGCTTGCCAGCCCGGATCGTCGGGATCGATCGGCACGCCCGCTTCAACCGCCAGCTCGTAGAAGGCCCGGCGCTCGAGACCCTGATCGCTGCCCAGCGTGTGATCGAAGTCGAAGCCCAGCGCGAAGGGCCGGGGCAAGAGTGCGTCGTCGCTCACGCCGTCACCAACACGGCGCGGGCCGAGGTGTTGGCGTCGACGAGGGCCAGCAAGCCCGCGTGGTCGGGATCCGCCAGCGCCGGATCGCGCGCCACGATCTCGTCGGCGGCGGCCTTGGCTTTCATGTAGAGCCCGAAGTCGTCGACGATGCTGCCGATCGTCCCCATCTCGCCGGCCTGCGCGGTACCGGCCAGCTCCCCGGCGTTGCGCAGCCGCAGATCGGCCTCGGCGATCGCGAAACCGTCGTTCGTCTCTTCCAGCACGTGCAGCCGCTCGACCTCGAGCGCGTCGGTCGGCGCGATCAGCAGGCAGAACGACTCGGCGACGCCGCGGCCGACGCGGCCGCGCAGCTGGTGCAGCTGCGCGAGGCCGTAGCGCTGCGCGTCGAGCACGACCATCACCGAGGCGTTGGGAACGTCGACGCCGACCTCGACGACGGTGGTCGCCACCAGCACGTCCGACTCGTGGCGCTTGAAGCGGTCCATGACGGCGTCCTTCTCGCGCGGCGGCAGCTTGCCGTGCAGCACGTCGACCCGCAGGTCCGGAAAGACGCGCGTGCGCAGCGCTTCGGCCTCGGCCAGCGCGCTGGTCAACGCGCTCTCGGTCGCGTCGATGGCCGGCGCGACGACGTACGCCTGGCGGCCGAGCTCGACGTTCTTGCGCACGAACTCGTAGACCATCGTCTTGCGCGGCGCACCGATGACGAAGGTGCGCACCGGCGTGCGTCCCGGCGGCAGCTCGTCGATGATCGAGACGTCCATGTCGGCGAACTTCGTCTGCGCCAGCGTGCGCGGGATCGGCGTCGCCGTCATCGCCAGCGTGTGCGGCGCGCCGCTCTTGGCGCGCAGCGCGGCCCGCTGGCGCACGCCGAAGCGGTGCTGCTCGTCGATCACCACCAGGCCGAGATCGGCGAAGCTCACGCTCTCGGTCAGCAGCGCGTGCGTGCCGACGGCCAAGCCCGCCGCGCCGGAAGCGATGCGCTCCTCGGCGCGCCGGCGCTCGCGCGCGCCCATCGAGCCGAACACCGCTTCGACCCCGATCCCGAACGGCAGCAGCATCGGTGCCAGCTTGGCGGCGTGCTGTGCGGCCAGGATCTCGGTCGGCGCCATCAGCGCCGACTGCGCGCCGCTGCGGTGCGCCAACACGATCGCGGCGGCGGCGACCAGCGTCTTGCCGCTGCCGACGTCGCCTTGCAAGAGCCGGTTCATCGGCGCGGTGCGGCCCATGTCGGTCCAAATGCGTTCGATGACGCGCGCCTGCGCGCCGGTCGGCGCGAACGGCAGCTGCGCGACGAACGCGTCCCAGAAGCCGTCGGGCATCTCGCAGACGCGCGCGCCGCCCTCGGCTTCACGGCGCGCGCGCTTGAGCGCGGCCGCCAGCGCGATGGCGAAGAACTCGTCGAACACGATGCGCTCACGCGCCGGTCCGAGCGCGTCGAGGTCGCGCGGCGCATGGACGGTGCGCCACGCTTGCGCCAGCGGCGGGAATCCGAACTGCCGCACCAGCGCCGCCGGCAGCGCGTCGACGTGCTGCGCGATCAGCCGCTCGAGGTTCTTGCCGATCAGGGTGCGGATCTGACGGTCGGGCAGCTCCTTGGTCGCCGGATAGACGGGGACGATCTCGCCGACGTAGCGCTCGCCCTCGCGCAGCACGCGATGGCTGGTCACGTTCAGCTCGGGCAGCAGCTTCGTGCGCGCGACGCGGCCCGCGACGAACAGCCGCTCGCCGACGGTGAACTTGCCGAACAGATGGCGGCGGCCGAACCACTTCGCCTGCACGACCCCGGTCTCGTCGGCGAGGTCGACGGTGACGAGCGGGAAGCGTCCCTGGCGCTCCTTCACCCGCGCGGCGCGACCGACGACGATCGCCTCGCCTTCGGGCAGGTTCGCGATCGGTTGCGGCTCGCGCCAATCACGATAGGCGCGCGGGATGTAGGCCAGCAGGTCGTCGGGCGTGCGGACGCCGACCTCGGCGAACTTCGCCGCGGTCTCCGGGCCGATCCCCGCCAGCCCTACGAGTCCGCCGGCCGGGCGCGTCGCGATAGTTCCGTCCCCACCTCGTCGAGCGCGACGCCGCGCTCGGCGAGCAGCACCAGCGTGTGATAGAGCAGGTCCGCCGTCTCCCACACGAGCTCGCCGCGATCGTCGTTCTTGGCGGCGATGACGACCTCGGTCGCCTCTTCGCCGATCTTCTTGCCGATGCGGTCGACGCCGCCGGCGAACAGCTTGGCGGTGTACGAGCCGGGCGGGGGGTTCGCTTTGCGCGCCGCGATCGTGCGCGCCAGGTTGGCCAGCGCGCCGGCGAAGGCCGCGCCGTCCGGCGCGTCGCCGGCGCCGGGCAGCGGCACCGTCGTCGCGAAGCACGAGGGCGCGCCGGTGTGGCACGCCGGCCCGGCCGGCACGACGCGGTAGAGCAGCGCGTCGGCGTCGCAGTCGACCGAGATCGAGACGACGCGCTGCGTGTTGCCCGAGCTCTCTCCCTTGTTCCACAGCGCTCGGCGCGAGCGGCTCCACAGCCACGTCGAGCCGGTCGCGATCGTTCGTTCGAGCGCTTCGCGGTTGGCGTACGCCAGCGTCAGCACCGCGCCCGTACTCGCGTCGGCGATCACGACCGGCACCAGACCGTCGGCGCCCCACGCGATCTCGGGCAGCGCGCTCATCGCACCCCGACCGGTTCGCGGCGCACGACGATCTCGGCGTCGGCCAACGCGTCCTTGAGCGTCGCGATCTCGAGCTCGGCATAGTGGAAGAGCGAGGCCGCCAGCGCGGCGTCGGCGTCGGCCTGGACGAAGACGTCGACGAAGTCGCGAGTCGCGCCGGCGCCGCCCGACGCGATGACGGGCAGATCGCAGGCGTCGCGGATCGCGCGCGTGAGCACCAGGTCGTAACCGTCGCGCGTCCCGTCGGCGTCGATCGAGGTCACCAGCAGCTCCCCCGCGCCCAGCCGCTCGCACTCGCGCGCCCACGCGACCGCGTCCAGACCGGTCGGCGTGCGGCCGCCGTCGACGACGACCTCGAAGCCCGACGGCACCCCCTCGCTGCGGCGCGCGTCGATCGCGACGACGATGCACTGCGCGCCGAAACGCTCCGCGGCGGCGGTGACGAGGGCGGGATCGCGCACCGCGGCGGAGTTGATGCTGACCTTGTCGCAGCCGGCGCGCAGCAGCGCGTTGACGTCCGCCAGGGTGCGCACGCCGCCGCCGACCGCGAACGGGATGGTCAGCTCGTGCGCGACCGCGCGCACCACCGCCAGGGTCGCCTGCCGCCCTTCGACGGTCGCGGTGATGTCGAGGAAGACCAGCTCGTCGGCGCCTTCCTCTTCATAGCGGCGGGCCAAGGCGACCGGGTCGCCGGCGTCGCTGAGGTCGACGAACTTGACGCCCTTGACGACGCGGCCGTCCTTGATGTCCAGACAGGGGATGATGCGGCGGGCCAACACGACCTGCGCACCTTCGTCACTTCGGCGAAACGGCCCCACTCGGGAGCCCGATCGCGCTGAACGGCGTGGTCGCGTCCTCGTCGGCGGCGACGACCCGCAGCGCGGCGATCGCCAGATCGTCTTGGATCCCGCCGCTGAAGTCGTCGGCCGAGGCGACGAGCAGATCGCACAGCGCCTGCGGATCGGCCGGCCCGTCGCGCAGGATGGCGGCGATGCGCTCGTCGCCCAGCAACTCGCCGGCCGCGTCGCGCGCCTCGCTCAACCCGTCCGTCGCCAGCAGCACGACGTCGCCGATCTCCAGCCGCAAGGTGGCGGTGGTGAAGATCTCGTCGCGCCCCAAGCCGACGATCGGGCCGGTCGGCGCCAACGGCTCGACCGTGCTGCCCCGCCGCACGAAGGCCGTCCCGTGGCCGGCACTGGCGTAGCGCAGCGTCTGCGCGCGCGCGTCGAACGCGCCCAAGAACAGCACCACGAAGATGCCCGGGTCCTCGAACGTGTCGAGGAACAGCCGGTTGAAGCGGGTGACGACGTCGGCCGGATCGTCGGCTTCGGCGGCGATCGCGCGCACGGCGTACTGCGCGAAGGCGGCCTGCCGCGCCGAGGTGATCCCCTTGCCGCTCACGTCGCCGATCAAGATCCAGCCCGCGTCGGGCCCGGCATGCCAGACGTCGAGCAGGTCGCCGCCGACCAGCGCCTCGCGCGTCGCGGAGGCGTAGGCGGCGCCCAGCTGCGTGCGCGGCAAGCGCCGCCCGGGAACGCGCAGCGTGCGCTGCAGCGCGTCGACCAGCGTGCGCTCGCGATCCAAGCGCTCCTGGACCGACGAGCGGGCCAGCGCGTACCAGAGCGCGACGATCGCGAACAGCGTGACGATGCCGTCGCTGATGGCGACGGTCGAGTTGATGCGATGCCGCATCGTCTGCTGGACGCCGGTGACGGCGGTCGCCAGCGCCTGCTCGACCGCGG
Proteins encoded in this window:
- the recG gene encoding ATP-dependent DNA helicase RecG, encoding MGDGGPALSHAGAARRARRRARRGGDGTIATRPAGGLVGLAGIGPETAAKFAEVGVRTPDDLLAYIPRAYRDWREPQPIANLPEGEAIVVGRAARVKERQGRFPLVTVDLADETGVVQAKWFGRRHLFGKFTVGERLFVAGRVARTKLLPELNVTSHRVLREGERYVGEIVPVYPATKELPDRQIRTLIGKNLERLIAQHVDALPAALVRQFGFPPLAQAWRTVHAPRDLDALGPARERIVFDEFFAIALAAALKRARREAEGGARVCEMPDGFWDAFVAQLPFAPTGAQARVIERIWTDMGRTAPMNRLLQGDVGSGKTLVAAAAIVLAHRSGAQSALMAPTEILAAQHAAKLAPMLLPFGIGVEAVFGSMGARERRRAEERIASGAAGLAVGTHALLTESVSFADLGLVVIDEQHRFGVRQRAALRAKSGAPHTLAMTATPIPRTLAQTKFADMDVSIIDELPPGRTPVRTFVIGAPRKTMVYEFVRKNVELGRQAYVVAPAIDATESALTSALAEAEALRTRVFPDLRVDVLHGKLPPREKDAVMDRFKRHESDVLVATTVVEVGVDVPNASVMVVLDAQRYGLAQLHQLRGRVGRGVAESFCLLIAPTDALEVERLHVLEETNDGFAIAEADLRLRNAGELAGTAQAGEMGTIGSIVDDFGLYMKAKAAADEIVARDPALADPDHAGLLALVDANTSARAVLVTA
- the coaD gene encoding pantetheine-phosphate adenylyltransferase, translating into MNGRSPGVPANGHAAVYPGSFDPLTVGHLDVIERAAQIFDRVLVAVVVNPQKREPLFTLDEREQMIREAIAHVPNVEVAHFRGLLADFVRSLGANVIVKGLRVVSDFESEMSTALMNRSLSGVDTCFLPSDPRWSFVSSTLVKEVYNLGGDVTEFVPPSVLRLMQAKRQTAR
- the rsmD gene encoding 16S rRNA (guanine(966)-N(2))-methyltransferase RsmD; this encodes MGTLTITGGTLRSRRVTTPAGREVRPTPARVKEALFSILSTRVERARVLDLFAGSGALGFESLSRGASHVTFVERHRPTADALRANALRLGVAEQVAVIAVPAERAAQVVEGRFDLVFADPPYAQPYPAAVFATLRRRGAIDPDTTVVYEHTARGAAPVDPAMRVERGERYGEVALSFLRPQVAA
- the hisIE gene encoding bifunctional phosphoribosyl-AMP cyclohydrolase/phosphoribosyl-ATP diphosphatase HisIE, coding for MSALPEIAWGADGLVPVVIADASTGAVLTLAYANREALERTIATGSTWLWSRSRRALWNKGESSGNTQRVVSISVDCDADALLYRVVPAGPACHTGAPSCFATTVPLPGAGDAPDGAAFAGALANLARTIAARKANPPPGSYTAKLFAGGVDRIGKKIGEEATEVVIAAKNDDRGELVWETADLLYHTLVLLAERGVALDEVGTELSRRARPADS
- a CDS encoding YbaK/EbsC family protein, translating into MRLGTLDARPASEAPELLAAPVRAALDGLASAQRAQIALAEIDPALADTAAFCERYAVRLDQSANCVVLAARREGRAWFAACVILATTRADVNGVVKKTLGASKLSFAAMDAAVEATGMEYGGITPLGLSADWPLLIDERVTAAGDVVIGSGVRRSKLLLPGALLAQLPGAQVLAIAN
- the hisF gene encoding imidazole glycerol phosphate synthase subunit HisF — translated: MLARRIIPCLDIKDGRVVKGVKFVDLSDAGDPVALARRYEEEGADELVFLDITATVEGRQATLAVVRAVAHELTIPFAVGGGVRTLADVNALLRAGCDKVSINSAAVRDPALVTAAAERFGAQCIVVAIDARRSEGVPSGFEVVVDGGRTPTGLDAVAWARECERLGAGELLVTSIDADGTRDGYDLVLTRAIRDACDLPVIASGGAGATRDFVDVFVQADADAALAASLFHYAELEIATLKDALADAEIVVRREPVGVR
- a CDS encoding HAD family hydrolase, whose product is MSDDALLPRPFALGFDFDHTLGSDQGLERRAFYELAVEAGVPIDPDDPGWQARLDELLELFRSERITLDAMLARFSAALGVLPLRAERWQAHCFALVDQLVRPLAGARELLTALRARGVPHAILTNGWSPLQEKKIARALGESVVGTSVLVSDLLGVAKPAPGAFAALTDELGMERERCWYVGDNPQADVGGALAAGLRAIWLDEHGASYPQDVPRPTVRVTTLRELQALIENTFAP
- a CDS encoding SpoIIE family protein phosphatase, producing the protein MVLLIAVFVATTIAGPLIGIRQLDAAANAQTRLSNARTDLDGLVQMQLGEETGLRGYVATRDPQFLSAEGQPSGEFDRQAVDLEQRLSRDGITVAVPKIEDLRAAHETWENEVAIPLTRDPGAGDAYRRQAQGKVLTDRLVEDVAAVEQALATAVTGVQQTMRHRINSTVAISDGIVTLFAIVALWYALARSSVQERLDRERTLVDALQRTLRVPGRRLPRTQLGAAYASATREALVGGDLLDVWHAGPDAGWILIGDVSGKGITSARQAAFAQYAVRAIAAEADDPADVVTRFNRLFLDTFEDPGIFVVLFLGAFDARAQTLRYASAGHGTAFVRRGSTVEPLAPTGPIVGLGRDEIFTTATLRLEIGDVVLLATDGLSEARDAAGELLGDERIAAILRDGPADPQALCDLLVASADDFSGGIQDDLAIAALRVVAADEDATTPFSAIGLPSGAVSPK